Genomic window (Akkermansiaceae bacterium):
CGCCGATGCCATCGCCATCGCCATCGCCCATCTCACCGCCAGCGATCCACTCAAGGCATCGATCCTAAAACGGCACGAAGTCTAGTAGGGCATGATTAGCTGCCTGCCGATAACCCTCCTGTCGGGAAGAGTCCACAAAACTCCTCGGAATACAGCCCGTTTTATGCTGGGATACCTCTGTTCTAACCATGCCTGAGGAAATCTGGATATCCCCCGACCAAGCACGTGCCGCACTAACAAGCGGCACCGGCAAAGGCGTGCGTATCGCCATTCTGGACTCAGGCGTCGAATCCAGTCACCCCGCATTGGCAGACTTGCAACTCTCTGATGACGTGGTGATCGAGTCACGGGGCGGCCGGATCGCGGCCACACCGGGCGACGGTCAAGACGTCTTTGGCCACGGCACCGCCGTGGCAGACATCATTCACCGCCATGCCCCGGAGGCCGAAATGGGATCATTCCGCGTTCTCGGCCACTTCAAGGAATCGCGGGCGGCCATCATCCGTGAAGGGGTGCGTGCCGCGGCCCTGCGAGGCTATGATATCATCCATTGCAGCTTTGGTGCCCCGGCGCGTGCCCAGGATGCCGCTATTTACAAAGGCTGGCTCGACGCAGCCTATCTCCGCGGCCTACACGTCGTGGCCGCCGGCAGTAATGCTGGATTTCACACCGCCGAATGGCCCGCCCACTTTCCCACTGTGATTGCCGTTGGCGCCGCACCGGATGACCATACGCAGCTCCAGCTCTACCGGGGCAGCTTGGTCGAGTTCTCCATTGGTGGGCGCGAAGCCTCGGCAGCCTGGCTGCACGGCGGACGCAAGGAAGTGTTCGGCAGCAGTTTCGCAGCTCCCAGGGTAAGCGCCATGCTGGCTGGAATCCTGTCCGTCCATCCCAATATCCACCCACTTCACGCAAAAACACTGCTCCGCCACCTCGCGCTGTAGGCACGAAATTACGTCATTTCCATGTAAAAAAACCGTGTTCAAATGCCCTCACCTGTGTTTGAATGGCGGCGGAGCCCCTATCAAACTCAAGACCACCTCATGGAACTCGACCTCA
Coding sequences:
- a CDS encoding S8 family serine peptidase, which codes for MPEEIWISPDQARAALTSGTGKGVRIAILDSGVESSHPALADLQLSDDVVIESRGGRIAATPGDGQDVFGHGTAVADIIHRHAPEAEMGSFRVLGHFKESRAAIIREGVRAAALRGYDIIHCSFGAPARAQDAAIYKGWLDAAYLRGLHVVAAGSNAGFHTAEWPAHFPTVIAVGAAPDDHTQLQLYRGSLVEFSIGGREASAAWLHGGRKEVFGSSFAAPRVSAMLAGILSVHPNIHPLHAKTLLRHLAL